ATTTTTGAAATACTTCCGTTATTTCAAACCTGACCTAACACGCCACTATCGCCAAGATTTAGACGGGCTTTCTCATTATGTGGCATACATTGCCTATGATGCGAAGAAAAAGATCAATTACGAAGTCGGATATTACTACAAAGATTACCGTGCTTACATGCACAAATCCGCAAGATTGGAACTAGTCATTCTTGCGATTGTTCTTGTTGTATTACTCGTTATTTTCCCACTTTTCTTCCGTGCAACTCTTGTTAATCCATTATACAGTCTGCTTTCCGGTGTTGAAAAAGTAAACCAGGGAAATCTGGAAGTAGAAATTCCCATTCAAGTAAATGATGAAATCGGATACCTTGCGGAATCCTTCAACGGAATGGTGACCTCAATCCGCGATGCTAGAAGAGAGCTCCAGGATTATGCGGAAAACCTGGAAGCAAAAGTAAAAGAAAGAACCAAAGAGCTTCAGGAAAAAATGGATGAGATCCATAAATTGAAAGTTCAACAGGATGGGGACTATTTCCTAACCTCTCTTTTAGCAAAACCGCTTTTTTTCAACGCAAACAAATCAACCAATATCAAATCCGATTTCTTTGTTCACCAAAAGAAAACCTTCGAGTTTAGAAATAAAACCGGAGATTTGGGAGGAGATATTTGTATCACCGGAAACCTAAAGCTGGGAAAACCGGATGACTTTAGACGTTATACGATGGTTATGAACGGTGACGCCATGGGTAAGTCGATGCAAGGTGCCGGCGGATCGCTTGTTATGGGAGTCGTTATGAACTCCATCATCGCAAGGTCAGCAGGAAACAAACGTATCCTAAACAGAACTCCCGAAGAATGGCTAACAGATGTTTACGAAGAGGTGAACTCCGTATTCAAATCCTTCAGTGGAACGATGGTTATTTCTGCCACTGTGATGCTCATCGACGATGAAACCGGAAAAGTCTGGTACTTCAATGCGGAACACCCTTTCAGCATTCTTTACAGGGACGGAAAAGCCAGCTTTATCGAAACCGAATTAAAATTAAGAAAATTAGGCTTGGATTCGGAATATCCTTTCGAAGTCCAAACCTTTCAGTTGTTACCCGGAGACAATCTGATCATCGGTTCAGACGGACGCGACGATATAGATCTTACACCGGACGAAGACGTACGCACTATCAACGAAGACGAATTCCAGGTTTTAAAATACGTAGAACAAGCGAACGGAGATATTTACAAAGTAGAAGCCCTTATCAAAGAATCTGGTGAAATTACGGATGATATTTCCATGATGAGCATCATATTCAAAGATGATAAAGCGGGAATCGTCAGACAAAACGATGACAATTCCATCATGGACGCTCCCGTTGACGAATACTTTGAACCGCAGTCGGAAGATTGGGACAAGGCACTTACCACTTCAGGCGCCTTTGAAGAAGGTAAAAATCTCTATCAAAACGGAGAGATTGAACGTGCCATCAGTGTAATGAAAAAAGCCTTCCTTTCCGATTCCTCCAACCAAAAACTAAATAAATTTTTGGGACTTGTGAGCTACAAAGGTAAAGACTATGACGTCGCAGCGAAAGTACTCACCGAGTTTCTAAGAGAAAATGAAACTGTTTCGGAATATTGGTACTATCTTGCAATGTCCGAGAAAAAATTAGGGAATTATGAAGGTGCATTGAAAGCAGCACAAGAAGCATTGAAATTGGATCCTGAGAATTTCCAAAACCTAATCAATCTTGCCGATGTAAGCCGATTGATGGGAAATGTGGATCGTGCACTAACATATGTGACGCGTGCTCAAGGGATCGATCCAGACAACAAGAATGTTGTTAAATTGACAAAACTCTTGGACAAAGCAACTAGCTTAAACTAAATCCTAGCTCTTCAAATCCTCGGGATTTTTCCCGGGGATTCTTAAACTCAACCTATCTACATTACTTCCCGCCATTTTTTGTTACGATTTGATTTATATACTAAACATAATAAAAACAAAGCTTGCCATCTTTTTGCCTTTTTTATAAAATATGGGAATCAATTCTCTATAAGAATAAGGATGATTATGAATTACAAACACGCCCTATGTATTGGTTTAGTATCCATCGGAATCACCGCTTCTATTTCTGCACAAGAAGCTGATGCGGCACTTGGCAAATATATTCCACCGGAAAAAGATGCGGTAATCGAAATTTTCAAATGCGGTGACAAGTATTGCGGAAAGACAATCTGTATCAAAGACAATGCTTATCCGGAAAAAGACAAAGACAAAGGTGTTCCGGGAACTCCTTATCTGGATCATAACAACGAAGATCCGAAACTTCGCACACGTCCTAACTTAGGTATGCAATTCATCACCGGATTCAATTACGAAGGAGAAGGACTTTACAAGAACGGAAAAATTTACAACCCACGTGACGGTAAAACCTACTGCGGTAAATTCACTGTGTTGGAAGGCGGCCAAAAGTTGGATCTGAAAGGTACACTTTGTTCCATTACTTGGATCGGAAAAACAAATACTTGGACCAGACTTTCGGGAGTGAACTTAGACGACCCTAGATGGGACTGCGTAGACAAAAAGAAAAAATAATTTAATATAAGTTAGGGGGTTTTTGCCCCCTTTCTTTTTTACTTCTTCTCAAAATCCTTATACAATAAGGAAGGTTGAATCCCTTGGTTGCCTTGGTATTTTCCCGACTTATATTCTTCAATCTCACCGGCGACCGTATGATAAAAGATCTGGCAAATCTGAACTCCTGAGTACACCCGTAAAGGGTGGATCACTTGAATCTCCAAAGTCCAAAATCCTTTGAATCCTACATCACCGAATCCCGCGGTGATATGAACGAACATCCCCAACCTTCCGATGGAAGATCTTCCTTCCAACATGGGAACGAGATTATGGGTTTCCGTATATTCGATCGTTCTACCTAAGTATAATTTGCCCGGCTCCAAAAGTAAGCCTTCTTCGGGAATGGTTAGTTTTTCCACAGGGTTAGGTTTTTTCATATCCAAAGGAAATGAAGAATAAACCAACAAGTCTTTGTCCAAACAAAGATTATATGAATTCGGGTTCAGTAAATCGGGATTGTACGGTTCGATTTTTATATCGGTTCCCAGTTTTTTTAATATTTCACGTCCGGTTAAAATCACAGATCATTCTCCAATAAATTTCGGTTTTCTTTTTTCTTTAAATGCAAGCAATGCTTCCAATCTGTCCTTGGTCGGTAAAGTTTCCGCATAACAGAGTCTTTCCCAATCCAAAGCTGACTTGCCTTCATAAACAAGCGCCCCTTTCACAGCTTTTTTAGCGGCTCTCACTGCCACGGGCGCCGACTCTGCAATGTCTAATGCAATCTCCAAACAGGATTTTTCCAATTCGGAATCGGGAAAAATTTCTTGGTACAAACCTTTTCTCAATCCCTCGGAAGCGCTGATTTTTTTTGCCCTTGTGATCCATTCCAATGCGGTGGACTTACCCAATAATTTGGTCAACCTCTGAGTTCCACCTGCACCGGGGATGATTCCCAATTTGGTTTCGGTAAGACCTACGACAGCGGACTCTCCCGCATAACGAATGTCACAGGAAAGGGCAAGTTCCAAACCGCCCCCAAAAGCAAATCCATTGATGCATGCGATCGTAGGTTGAGGCAAATTTTCCAGTTCCAAAAAACAATCCCGGATATCGTTTAGAAATTGTTTCACTGCCTCAGGTGACATAGTGATCCTTTCTTTTAAATCAGCTCCTGCTGAAAAAGAATCTCCCGAGCCTTTGACCAGGACTACCCTTGCGGAACTGGCCTTGATCTCTCTCGTATGGCTCCAAATCGAATCCAGAAGTGCTACGGAAAGCGCATTCTTAGATTCCGGGCGATTTAATTGTAAAATGGCTATCCCGTCGGTTGTGATGGTAAGTGTTGAAAGGCTCATGGAATTTTTATCCTAGGAAAAAATAGAAATGAAATCATGCAATGAATTCCGATAATGGAAGGGGTTATGGGAATGAAGAAACTTTACTTTTCCGTTTTTCAGGTAATTGCTTTTGCTTCGCTTTTCCAATGCCAGACAAAATCCAATGTGGATCCTTTGCTGGCCGCTCTTGCGAGCCCACCTTCCATTTTTACAGTTACCCCGCAAATAGGCACCCCTACCCAAAATAACCTAAATGCAGTCTATCCTGCCACAGACGTGGTGATCAAAGGGGAAAATTTTGGCCTGGATGCTGTCGTCAGATTCAATGAAATACAGGCAACAATCAAAGCCAATTTAGGAACAGAACTCCATACCACCGTTCCCGACGGAGCTTACTCGGGAGTGATTACCGTCTCCAAATCGGGAGGCTCTTGTCTGCCTGGTCTTAAAACAGGAACCAATTGTATCGGAACCGATTTTTTCGTAGATTGTTATGCGGTGACGAATAAACAGTATGGCGATGAAATCGAAATCAAACAAGGCCAAAGCCAAAATATCACTTTCGATGGCATTCAAACCAAAGCGTTTCGTTCCAACGTGATCACGGGCAGCGCCTCCATTACCATCGGTTGTGACAGTATCGTCACTTTAAGGGTATTCAGTAGAAGTTGCCAAGCAACGGATTATATACTTCAAAAAGATCCGACAGTTGCCATTCCCGGAGGTATCTCCACTCAGTTCTATTTGACTGCAGGTTCTGCGACCTGCGGAATCTCCATCTAAAAAGATTTATTTTTTACAAATCGTTTGAATACAATGATGTTTGCCGCACCCATCCATTGGTTCATATATTCTCTGAATAATTGAACCCTTGGTTTGGAAGCTTTGATCTCTGGCGGTAGATCTTCATAACATTGGATGGCATGTGCGGAAACTTCTTTATAACAATTTTCCACAACTTCGCTTAACTTTTTCAATATGGCAAGATTGTTTTTTTCTTCTCCTACATTCGGTAGCACAACCCGATTCCAATAATCGATTATATTTTTTTTCACTACTTCCGTAGGAATCACTCTGGAAACTTTTTTGCCGTCTAACGATCGAATATGCAAAAAACCGGTATTCACTTCCGTTAAAAACTTCTTTGCAATCATATAGAAATGAGAAGGCCCGATATGAAATAGAAATACCCACTTCAGTTGGCTAGGGATATTGATATTCATCATGATAATGTTTTCGCAAAAATCGAAAAAACGATCTAAAAAGTTAAGGTAATCTTTTTCCAACTCTTCCGCCGATCTGGATTTTCTTTCCAAGCTAGTTAAGGAACGAATCAATTCGGAACGTAGAATTTGTTCATCCGCACCCATATGCAAATCCATACTGATTGTTTGTTTGAAATAATCTTTTTCTTCCATATACTTATCCGTTTCAAAACGAAAGAAGTAATGTTGATCCGAATTCCAAGAATACTTTCCGTATGCTTGGATATAATTGATTATGGACTCTTTTCTCGGAGTGACTTTCTTCGATTCAGGAACTTCCTGCGGTTTGGCTTCAGACGAGGTTTGTTTTTTCTCCAATGCCTCTTCCGGAAAAGGAGAATGTGTCATCTCTTCCTGGAATTCCGTCTGATATAGATTTTCCGAAAAAACGGAAGAAAGACGATAGGTTACATTCTCTTTAAACTTTGGTTTGGTGGTCTTCGGTTCCCAAATAGCCTCGGGTTTTTCAATTTGAAGAATATGGGACATACGTTTCAAAAAAATTGATAAGGAAACCAATCGATCCAACGCAGGATTGACTCTGAATCCAAGAAGCGCTTCATTCCTAAATTCGTTTTCATGGAAATTGGCCGACTCAATTGCCTTTTTGATATCTTCCCAGCTTTGTTTGGACTCGATGTAAAGAATCCGAAGCATTTCGAATATGATATGAAATTGGACAAATTCATTTCGTGTCTCATCTGCAAGACCTGCAGGGAAATAACGATTGTATTCCTTTTTCATATAAGGATAAAGATGTTTCTCATCCAGGTTGATGATGATATCTTTGATCTTTTTCTGGCTTTTATTCAACTCTGAATCCAAAAGCTTTCGAAGGGGGAGCAAATCCCTTTTATTTGCTTCTGAAATATTCCCGGAAGTCAGGAATTGAAGGAAGGCGCCGGCAAGGCTTTGCAAGCTGGAAAGGAAATAGATGTATCCTTTCCGGAATTCTTGAATTTGGAGTAGTTCTCTTTCTTCCTCTTGGACGGCTAATGGCATACCAAGAGGAAACGTTATGTTAAATAACGAACAAAATCAACACCAATTAGTTTTCGTAGTAAATCTCGATTAAATTTTGGTTGGGATCGGCGAAAGTTAGGCTTTCTCCTGAATCAGTACTTTCAGGGCCTCGAACGATTTTTACGTTCTTTTCTTCCAATTCTGTGATCGCCTCGGTAAAATCATCCACATCCATTACAAAGCTAAGTGCAGCCAGGGTTTGATCCGGGCTAATGGTGGATTTAACCAGTCTAATTTTGAAAGAATCCAAGGAAAGAATGGCTTCAGCGTCTTTTTTGGTTTCTACTTCGAAATCGAAAATTTCCCGGTAGAACTCAATGGAAGCGTCTAGCTGGGTAACTGGAATGTTGACATGGCCGATGCCTTCTACGATGATCATACTATTTCTTAACCTTGATTGACTTTTCTGTCATCATGCTTGAAAAACTGGCTTTGTCGACAAAAAAGCAAGTGGAAAACTCTAACTAACCTTGTTTTAGTTAAAAATTTGAATCCGAGAACATCCCCAATTTGGAATGTATTAAAATATGAAGTTTTTTATTTCTCTCACACTCGTAAGCATTTTCTTCCTAGGCCAATGTAAACCTGCCGAAGTGCCCTATTCAGAGAAAGATATCTCTCTTGTTTCGAAATTATTCGAAGCAAATCAAAAATTACATGAGGGTTTATTATTAGATCCCCCATTTCTTTCTTTGGATGAATTCAAATCCGCATCGGATTCGCTGGCAAGCTCAACTCACCCTCGTTTGCTGGAATGGAAATCGAAGTTAGAAACGAATTTTCCTAAAAATCCCAAAGATTTGGATGCATCTTTCGAAAATCTTTCTCAAATTGCTTTGATTCTTACCGACATAAAAAAAGCAATTCCTGCATTAGAAAATTTTAATCAGTTTTACTGCCCGATGGTGGAAAAATACTGGGTCGCAAAAGGCAAATTAGTTCAAAATCCTTATGCACCTGAAATGAGGGATTGTGGAGAAATGTTGCCCTAATTGTTAATGGATTCAAATATACGAAAATGTTTTTTGGATAGGTCAGTACAGGAAGCCTGTCCAAATAACTGCAAACAGATTTACGGTGGAAATACTCTTCTTGGTCGGGGGGAAACGAATTGTCTCGCGAAAGATAAGTTAGTTGCCTTTCTCGAAAACAAAGTAACTTTCAACGTAGGAATCTCGGCCTTTTACCAAGCAAATTATAAAATTCTGGAAGAGTTTCTTTCCGAATCGCAACAAAACCAAGAACTTGTTTCTTATTTTCTTTATATCAGCGAACCGCAGGTAGTAAAAGAAATCATCGAATCATTTTCCGCCAAAACACTCGCAAATCTGTTTAGAACGGATTATTACACTTTTCTTGCCATTCGGGAAAGTATGCATAAGGAAAAGCGGGAAAAGAATATCTTTAAAGTCAAAAGCTATCGTTATTGGGCATACCTTAACTTTCAAAAAGTATGCAATGTGATTGTTTATTTGGTTCGTGAATCCAACGAGCCGGAACTCGCCTGTCAATTTTTAGTGATTCTTCCTTCCGTCATCGTATCCAATATCAGAGACTATACCGGTTTTTCTCCCGAAGAAGAAAAAACACTTTATCGTGCATTAGGTGATGCTATCTACGAATTGCCCATTCAATCTCCTAAAATTTACGATCATATGCTCGCACTATTCGCGGATGATATGGAGATCTTTATTGTTTTATCCACCATGGAAATTCTGATCAGAAGACAGGAACAGATTCTGGATCTCAGTGAAAAACTGATCGACTATACCGGCAAAAACAGAATCGATTTGAACATTCAGTACATTTATTCTGAATTGAATGGATTGGAATTGGGTTCTGCAAATGAAATACTCAATCAATTGCAGGAGAGACAGATGTTATCTGCCTCTCAAAAGGATTTGGTTTTGTCCTTTTTGGAAAAAGGAAATTTGGATATTCTGAAGGCTTTAAAGATCGACATCATCAGATAGATAATCGATCTTTTTCACTCTTATCTTTTTACAGCATGCCCGTCATTTGGAATCGTAATCTTCGAAGCCAGATAAACACTGAACAACAAGCAAAATACTGCGATCATCCCTACGATTTCAAAATTCACCAATTCTCCTCCCGGTTCCTCGGTTAGAATATAACCAGCGAGAATGGAAGCGAGAGCCGAAGCAAATTGTTGAATTGCAGAGTTGAAGGACATAAAGCTTCCTCTGATTTTCGGTTCTACGGAGGATGTAACGAGTGCAAATGCAGGCACCATACGTCCGGAAACAATAATCATGAAAAAAGTCGTAATGGTCAATGTAACGGCTAACGGAGTTTTGCCTAAAGTGGTAATCACGGAAACAGGAATCACGGCAAGAACGGCAAGGACAGCGTACGTATTGTACTTTCCATAACGATCGGATAGAATTCCTATATAGCGGCTTGTGAAAAAAGTAAAAAGCCCGCCGAAAAAATAAAGATAAGGAAGTTGTTCTTTTGTCATTCCCACATTGGAAACCAAAAAAGGAGCAAGGAACGGAATGATGGTGAAACCGCCGAACATAAGCGTGCTCATGAACGCAAAAGAAAAATAATGGGACTTTCTGGTGAAAACGGTACGAATGGACGCCCATTTGGATTCATCCAGATTCTTATTATCCAAGTGTATCCGAATGTCAGGCAACACTTTGTAAGCGATCGGTAATAATAGAAAACTGAGGGTTGCAAGTCCCAAAAAAGGACTATGCCATCCGAATTTATTGGCAAGAGAAAGTCCGATAGGAATTCCGATTACTGAAGCAAGTGAAAATGCGGACATCACGATCCCTGTCGCTTTTCCTCTACGGAAAACAGGAATAATATCTCCGATGATGGACAGTACCAAAGTTCCGATCGCACCTCCGAATCCTCCTGCGACAATCCGTGCAATGATCAAAGTGTTGAAGGTAGGTGCGAACGCACAAAGTAACGTCCCTAATGCGAACCCGAAGTAAACGATCAGAAGTGCGGGCTTGCGATCGAAGCGATCTAGGAAGAAAGTGCCTATCAATCCGAAAATACCCGCGCTTAATGTGTATGAAGCTACAAGAAGCCCGAATTGAGACGCAGTAATTTTGAAGCTTTCCTTAAACACAGGTCCGAGGGGCATCATAATCACGAAGTCCAGGATGTGTAAAAACTGAAGAGCGGCCAAGATGAAGATGATCGCCTTTTCTTTTTGGATAGTATGGAGGGGGTGGTGGTCCGGATGAAGAAGATCTTTTTCCATAAGATAATACCATTGTTGACCAGGTGGTCAGAAAGGAACTTCATTTTCGAAATTTATTGCCCGAAACTTGTCTAAATTAAAATATAAAAACGGGAACTTTTCCCAGGGAAACAGAAATGAAAACAGTTTTAATTACGGGAGCATCTACTGGTTTAGGAAAGGATTTTGCAGAACTTTTTGCAAAGGACGGATATTCCTTGATCCTTGTTGCTCGTAACAAAGGAAAATTGGAATCCTTAAAAAATGAAATCAAAACCAAATACGGACAAGAATCCTACGTATTCGTAAAAGATCTTTCCCTTCCCGGTTCTGCAAAAGAACTCTTCGATGAAATCAAAAAGAAAAATCTAAACATAGATAGTTTGGTGAATAATGCAGGCATCGGGTTAAACGGTGCATTCGCTGAAAATGAATTTCAGGAAGAAACCCAGATGCTTCAATTGAATGTAGTGACCCTGGTAGAATTAACTCATTTGGTATTACCCGAGATGATCAAACGAAAGTCAGGCGAAATTCTAAACATTGCATCGACAGCGGCTTTCCAACCAGGCCCTTACATGAGCGGCTATTATGCGTCCAAAGCTTACGTACTTTCTTTTTCGGAAGGAATCGCTGAAGAAGTAAACCAATACGGAATCAAAGTTTCCACACTTTGTCCCGGTCCTACCAAAACTGAATTTTTCAATCGTGCGGATATGAATGAAAGCAAACTAGCTTCCAATCCCATTTTGACAATGGATTCCAAAACAGTTGCCAAATTGGGATACAAGGCTCTGAAAAAAGGACAGGTAGTTAAAATCGCAGGTTTCTTGAATTTTCTATTGGCGCAATCCATCCGAATTTCACCCAGATTTATGATTCGTAAAATTGCAAAAGGTTTGAATTATATTAAAAAGTAACCTCTATGAAAGTTTCTTTTTCTAAAAAAATCAATGATCTGGGATTGGGAGAAGAAGAAAATCTTCTCTCCCGAATCAAAAAGGAAAAAGAAAAAAATAAAATCCAAATCATAGATCTTACGATTTCCAATCCCACTCAAGTGGGATTGGATTTTCCTTCCGGTGTTTTTTCCCACAGTCTGGAAAAAGAACCCTTCTCAATATACGATCCCAACCCAAAGGGACTACTAACAGCTCGCAATGCGGTAGTGAAAGAATATCTATCCCGTGGAACGGAATTAAATCCGAATGATTTGGTTTTAACGTCGAGTACTTCCGAAGCTTATAGTTTTTTATTCAAACTGCTTTGCAATCCGGGAGATGAAATTTTAGTCCCGGCTCCGGGTTATCCGTTATTTCATTTTTTAGGAGAACTGGAAAATGTGGAAGTAAACGAATACGATCTTCTTTGGGATGAATCCGGAAAATCCTGGGAGTATTCACTTACTCTGATGGAAAAGAAATTAAAGCCCTCCACAAAAGCAGTCTTGCTTGTTTCTCCCTCCAACCCCACAGGCTCGATTTTAAAAGAGAAGGATTGGCAGGATTGGTTTTTGTGGGCGGAAAAGAAAGGAATCCCTTTGATTTTGGATGAAGTTTTTGCTTCTTATATTTTTGAAGAAAACAAAGTACAAGAATTGAATTATTATCCCATTACTTCCAAAGCACCTTTCTTTGTATTAAATGGAATTTCCAAAATGTTGGCTTTGCCGCAGATGAAATTGAGTTGGATCCATGTTCAGGGAAATTCCGATTTCAAGGAAAAATCTTTAAGCGGTTTGGAAATCATTTCTGATACTTTTCTTTCCGTAAATACACCTATCCAACATACTTTAAGCGATTTATTTTCCTGGAAGTCAATGATCCAAAATCGAATCTTAAGTAGAGTTAGGCGAAACTTGGAATTTGCGAAAACCTGTTTTGAAACCGAAGAAAATAACAAGCCAGACAATTTGCAGATTCACTGGACTTATGGAAAAGCTGGCTGGTATGGAATGCTGGAAATTGAAAATTCAAAATTGTCCGACGAAGAATTCGCCGAACAAATATTAAGCGAAAATAATGTCTACCTGCATCCGGGAAACTGGTTCGGTTTTCCGGAAGATAGAACTGTTTTGATTGTCAGCTTGATTGTCCCGGAAGATCAATTTCAAATCGGCATGAAGGAACTTGCATCTCTTTGTAAAAATTCCAGAATTTGATGTTTTTGTGCTCTCGCATCCGCCTTTCCCAATTCGAAAGTATCTCTTAAACCCGCAGGATTTGTATAATCGAAAGAAGTGATGGTCAAAGGTCGGGAAGGCCGCATCAAATACGTTTTTTTCAAAATTTCGGGATCTTTGTCCACGATAGTAGAAGATTCATAATGAATTCCTATGATCTTTGCTCCCGGAGAAAATTTTTCAATCACCAGATTGTTGGTGAGCCCTCCGTCCAAATAGTATTCCCCGTTTACAGACTGAAAGTCCACGATGGGAGGTATGGAAGAAGAGTTTAGGATGAATTGTTCAATCACTTCCGGATTATGAAAATCTTTTTCAGTAAAATATACATCCTGCATTTTCCATTTTTTTACAATTTCAGAAATCCGATTCGCGGACTTACCTTCACTCCGATCCCGATCGTCCAATAAAAACGCTCTACCGGTTTCACTGATAAGTCTTGCTAGG
The nucleotide sequence above comes from Leptospira kobayashii. Encoded proteins:
- a CDS encoding SpoIIE family protein phosphatase, whose amino-acid sequence is MTENIFSTEHVLTNYYTFGSLIVTVLTGILATFFLTLRDKTPATKHLGLACVFISLFQLGYFLAAFYYHPIAAFHRWLTGGLILYGIIHFGQFFFRFPNDADKKIGDTLLYITYSIASIVVLWFFYETFNSEKKYHFTAHHWDFNAESASKILGIFIVCYSLLTFVILPGYRIYKMESGKRRALSAMVLAALIAAIVPNVTNVMSRDGAMERSTYLTALVLLFTLAFFSITIIFINTSNERTTFMVKIVGISFVTMLLVMQTFSYLVDQEKETAYDNATIQKTLRALEGGEQAKDIVFILEYDVASQNLRKKHYPESMSLDLPLVQADLYNTYLYKEIANLDSTGYRKALIGILNKAPSYFEGYKNSILAHLEENASLDSQELKESVNLLVEKLNKRTFINTNKLTDIHAENFCEEGTSYIQKVKNVDTFRDAILKHIDNCQWDGKEISGQDLKLEFLKYFRYFKPDLTRHYRQDLDGLSHYVAYIAYDAKKKINYEVGYYYKDYRAYMHKSARLELVILAIVLVVLLVIFPLFFRATLVNPLYSLLSGVEKVNQGNLEVEIPIQVNDEIGYLAESFNGMVTSIRDARRELQDYAENLEAKVKERTKELQEKMDEIHKLKVQQDGDYFLTSLLAKPLFFNANKSTNIKSDFFVHQKKTFEFRNKTGDLGGDICITGNLKLGKPDDFRRYTMVMNGDAMGKSMQGAGGSLVMGVVMNSIIARSAGNKRILNRTPEEWLTDVYEEVNSVFKSFSGTMVISATVMLIDDETGKVWYFNAEHPFSILYRDGKASFIETELKLRKLGLDSEYPFEVQTFQLLPGDNLIIGSDGRDDIDLTPDEDVRTINEDEFQVLKYVEQANGDIYKVEALIKESGEITDDISMMSIIFKDDKAGIVRQNDDNSIMDAPVDEYFEPQSEDWDKALTTSGAFEEGKNLYQNGEIERAISVMKKAFLSDSSNQKLNKFLGLVSYKGKDYDVAAKVLTEFLRENETVSEYWYYLAMSEKKLGNYEGALKAAQEALKLDPENFQNLINLADVSRLMGNVDRALTYVTRAQGIDPDNKNVVKLTKLLDKATSLN
- a CDS encoding DUF2147 domain-containing protein translates to MNYKHALCIGLVSIGITASISAQEADAALGKYIPPEKDAVIEIFKCGDKYCGKTICIKDNAYPEKDKDKGVPGTPYLDHNNEDPKLRTRPNLGMQFITGFNYEGEGLYKNGKIYNPRDGKTYCGKFTVLEGGQKLDLKGTLCSITWIGKTNTWTRLSGVNLDDPRWDCVDKKKK
- the dcd gene encoding dCTP deaminase — encoded protein: MILTGREILKKLGTDIKIEPYNPDLLNPNSYNLCLDKDLLVYSSFPLDMKKPNPVEKLTIPEEGLLLEPGKLYLGRTIEYTETHNLVPMLEGRSSIGRLGMFVHITAGFGDVGFKGFWTLEIQVIHPLRVYSGVQICQIFYHTVAGEIEEYKSGKYQGNQGIQPSLLYKDFEKK
- a CDS encoding enoyl-CoA hydratase-related protein codes for the protein MSLSTLTITTDGIAILQLNRPESKNALSVALLDSIWSHTREIKASSARVVLVKGSGDSFSAGADLKERITMSPEAVKQFLNDIRDCFLELENLPQPTIACINGFAFGGGLELALSCDIRYAGESAVVGLTETKLGIIPGAGGTQRLTKLLGKSTALEWITRAKKISASEGLRKGLYQEIFPDSELEKSCLEIALDIAESAPVAVRAAKKAVKGALVYEGKSALDWERLCYAETLPTKDRLEALLAFKEKRKPKFIGE
- a CDS encoding LIC10067 family putative lipoprotein, which encodes MKKLYFSVFQVIAFASLFQCQTKSNVDPLLAALASPPSIFTVTPQIGTPTQNNLNAVYPATDVVIKGENFGLDAVVRFNEIQATIKANLGTELHTTVPDGAYSGVITVSKSGGSCLPGLKTGTNCIGTDFFVDCYAVTNKQYGDEIEIKQGQSQNITFDGIQTKAFRSNVITGSASITIGCDSIVTLRVFSRSCQATDYILQKDPTVAIPGGISTQFYLTAGSATCGISI
- a CDS encoding VOC family protein, with amino-acid sequence MIIVEGIGHVNIPVTQLDASIEFYREIFDFEVETKKDAEAILSLDSFKIRLVKSTISPDQTLAALSFVMDVDDFTEAITELEEKNVKIVRGPESTDSGESLTFADPNQNLIEIYYEN
- a CDS encoding MFS transporter — translated: MEKDLLHPDHHPLHTIQKEKAIIFILAALQFLHILDFVIMMPLGPVFKESFKITASQFGLLVASYTLSAGIFGLIGTFFLDRFDRKPALLIVYFGFALGTLLCAFAPTFNTLIIARIVAGGFGGAIGTLVLSIIGDIIPVFRRGKATGIVMSAFSLASVIGIPIGLSLANKFGWHSPFLGLATLSFLLLPIAYKVLPDIRIHLDNKNLDESKWASIRTVFTRKSHYFSFAFMSTLMFGGFTIIPFLAPFLVSNVGMTKEQLPYLYFFGGLFTFFTSRYIGILSDRYGKYNTYAVLAVLAVIPVSVITTLGKTPLAVTLTITTFFMIIVSGRMVPAFALVTSSVEPKIRGSFMSFNSAIQQFASALASILAGYILTEEPGGELVNFEIVGMIAVFCLLFSVYLASKITIPNDGHAVKR
- a CDS encoding SDR family NAD(P)-dependent oxidoreductase, with product MKTVLITGASTGLGKDFAELFAKDGYSLILVARNKGKLESLKNEIKTKYGQESYVFVKDLSLPGSAKELFDEIKKKNLNIDSLVNNAGIGLNGAFAENEFQEETQMLQLNVVTLVELTHLVLPEMIKRKSGEILNIASTAAFQPGPYMSGYYASKAYVLSFSEGIAEEVNQYGIKVSTLCPGPTKTEFFNRADMNESKLASNPILTMDSKTVAKLGYKALKKGQVVKIAGFLNFLLAQSIRISPRFMIRKIAKGLNYIKK
- a CDS encoding pyridoxal phosphate-dependent aminotransferase translates to MKVSFSKKINDLGLGEEENLLSRIKKEKEKNKIQIIDLTISNPTQVGLDFPSGVFSHSLEKEPFSIYDPNPKGLLTARNAVVKEYLSRGTELNPNDLVLTSSTSEAYSFLFKLLCNPGDEILVPAPGYPLFHFLGELENVEVNEYDLLWDESGKSWEYSLTLMEKKLKPSTKAVLLVSPSNPTGSILKEKDWQDWFLWAEKKGIPLILDEVFASYIFEENKVQELNYYPITSKAPFFVLNGISKMLALPQMKLSWIHVQGNSDFKEKSLSGLEIISDTFLSVNTPIQHTLSDLFSWKSMIQNRILSRVRRNLEFAKTCFETEENNKPDNLQIHWTYGKAGWYGMLEIENSKLSDEEFAEQILSENNVYLHPGNWFGFPEDRTVLIVSLIVPEDQFQIGMKELASLCKNSRI